The following are from one region of the Etheostoma spectabile isolate EspeVRDwgs_2016 chromosome 15, UIUC_Espe_1.0, whole genome shotgun sequence genome:
- the LOC116703474 gene encoding B-cell receptor CD22 isoform X2, whose product MDTDASVSEQFTTNDKEGKWTGKDGSTLKVVDLSISVTKPNGNRTIKEGDSVNLTCRNGCDGDNLLSAFTWFKNGEPITEGPTLYLSNMSSTNSGNYTCSLKRHTAASSGVIHIDVEYSPKNTSVSVRPSMEADAGSNITLTCSSRANPPVENYTWVKIDDGDIMDVGKGPVFIPGDGGQYLCSASNKHGSQNSSVVTIKMKQDWTFTKDVLIIAIIAAVSVLLIVTIVFAVRRLNRKRTRAPERSEECEEDIQNSVYANYPVFDNNQSQERIGCEEQTLELIYTTVDFHTERKMEQQVASHNDDEGVVYSTVCRKLLNPTYVETP is encoded by the exons ATGGACACCGATGCTTCTGTTTCTGAGCA ATTTACAACTAACGACAAAGAGGGCAAGTGGACTGGTAAAGATGGCTCAACATTAAAGGTTGTTG ATTTGAGCATTTCGGTGACAAAGCCTAATGGAAACAGAACAATAAAGGAGGGCGACTCTGTGAATCTGACCTGCAGAAACGGCTGTGATGGTGACAATCTTTTATCTGCTTTCACCTGGTTTAAGAATGGAGAACCCATAACTGAGGGACCTACACTTTATTTAAGCAACATGTCCTCCACAAACTCTGGAAACTACACTTGTTCTCTGAAAAGACACACAGCAGCATCTTCAGGAGTCATACACATTGATGTTGAAT ATAGCCCCAAGAACACATCAGTGTCTGTCAGACCATCGATGGAGGCAGACGCCGGCAGCAACATAACCCTGACCTGCAGCAGCCGTGCTAACCCCCCAGTGGAGAATTATACCTGGGTTAAAATAGATGACGGCGATATAATGGATGTTGGAAAAGGGCCTGTGTTCATCCCTGGTGATGGTGGCCAGTATTTATGCAGTGCCAGCAACAAACATGGAAGCCAAAACTCCTCTGTAGTTACTATAAAAATGAAAC AAGATTGGACATTTACCAAAGATGTACTTATCATCGCCATAATTGCTGCTGTTTCTGTGCTTCTGATTGTGACCATTGTTTTTGCCGTCAGAAG ACTCAACAGAAAAAGGACAAGAGCACCAGAGAGGAGCGAGGAGTGTGAGGAGGACATCCAG AATTCAGTCTATGCCAACTATCCTGTTTTTGACAATAACCAATCACAAGAGAGAATTGGATGTGAGGAACAAACACTAGAGCTCATCTACACAACTGTTGACTTTCACACCGAGAGAAAGAT GGAGCAGCAGGTGGCCTCCCACAACGATGACGAAGGTGTGGTTTACAGCACAGTGTGCAG gaaactCTTGAACCCTACATATGTTGAAACTCCCTGA
- the LOC116703474 gene encoding B-cell receptor CD22 isoform X1 produces MCVEGRNLTWTPMLLFLSSALCSQWEVNYHQQHICAVKDSSVVIPCSFYYPDNQRVQSTAWGHEKYDIFNGPFNFDSKLNETKKRFQYIGDTNHNCSLKINQVEHNDTGKHTFRFTTNDKEGKWTGKDGSTLKVVDLSISVTKPNGNRTIKEGDSVNLTCRNGCDGDNLLSAFTWFKNGEPITEGPTLYLSNMSSTNSGNYTCSLKRHTAASSGVIHIDVEYSPKNTSVSVRPSMEADAGSNITLTCSSRANPPVENYTWVKIDDGDIMDVGKGPVFIPGDGGQYLCSASNKHGSQNSSVVTIKMKQDWTFTKDVLIIAIIAAVSVLLIVTIVFAVRRLNRKRTRAPERSEECEEDIQNSVYANYPVFDNNQSQERIGCEEQTLELIYTTVDFHTERKMEQQVASHNDDEGVVYSTVCRKLLNPTYVETP; encoded by the exons ATGTGTGTTGAAGGCAGAAACCTGACATGGACACCGATGCTTCTGTTTCTGAGCA GTGCTCTTTGCAGTCAGTGGGAAGTGAATTATCACCAGCAACATATCTGTGCAGTGAAAGACTCTTCTGTTGTCATTCCTTGTTCATTTTACTATCCTGACAACCAGAGAGTACAAAGTACCGCATGGGGCCATGAAAAATATGATATTTTTAATGGtcctttcaattttgacagtaagttgaatgaaacaaaaaaaagatttcagtaTATTGGTGACACAAATCACaattgttctttaaaaataaaccaagTGGAGCATAATGATACAGGAAAACACACCTTCAGATTTACAACTAACGACAAAGAGGGCAAGTGGACTGGTAAAGATGGCTCAACATTAAAGGTTGTTG ATTTGAGCATTTCGGTGACAAAGCCTAATGGAAACAGAACAATAAAGGAGGGCGACTCTGTGAATCTGACCTGCAGAAACGGCTGTGATGGTGACAATCTTTTATCTGCTTTCACCTGGTTTAAGAATGGAGAACCCATAACTGAGGGACCTACACTTTATTTAAGCAACATGTCCTCCACAAACTCTGGAAACTACACTTGTTCTCTGAAAAGACACACAGCAGCATCTTCAGGAGTCATACACATTGATGTTGAAT ATAGCCCCAAGAACACATCAGTGTCTGTCAGACCATCGATGGAGGCAGACGCCGGCAGCAACATAACCCTGACCTGCAGCAGCCGTGCTAACCCCCCAGTGGAGAATTATACCTGGGTTAAAATAGATGACGGCGATATAATGGATGTTGGAAAAGGGCCTGTGTTCATCCCTGGTGATGGTGGCCAGTATTTATGCAGTGCCAGCAACAAACATGGAAGCCAAAACTCCTCTGTAGTTACTATAAAAATGAAAC AAGATTGGACATTTACCAAAGATGTACTTATCATCGCCATAATTGCTGCTGTTTCTGTGCTTCTGATTGTGACCATTGTTTTTGCCGTCAGAAG ACTCAACAGAAAAAGGACAAGAGCACCAGAGAGGAGCGAGGAGTGTGAGGAGGACATCCAG AATTCAGTCTATGCCAACTATCCTGTTTTTGACAATAACCAATCACAAGAGAGAATTGGATGTGAGGAACAAACACTAGAGCTCATCTACACAACTGTTGACTTTCACACCGAGAGAAAGAT GGAGCAGCAGGTGGCCTCCCACAACGATGACGAAGGTGTGGTTTACAGCACAGTGTGCAG gaaactCTTGAACCCTACATATGTTGAAACTCCCTGA
- the LOC116703484 gene encoding B-cell receptor CD22 encodes MCIVTRTLMLLFLAGVVCNTWNVVYQPQHICAVKGSSAVIPCSFYYPDNLRVKNVMWGQVKSHPFRTLFISDKNLKKVTTRFQYIGDKHHNCSLKIHQVEHNDTGKHVFRFKTNDKSGKWTGKDGSTLKVVDLSISVTKPNGNRTAKEGDSVNLTCRNGCDGGNLLSTFTWFKNGEPITEGPTLYLSNMSSTNSGNYTCSLKRHTAASSGVIHIDVEYSPKNTSVSVRPSMEADAGSNITLTCSSRANPPVENYTWVKIDDGDIMDVGKGPVFIPGDGGQYLCSASNKHGSQNSSVVTLKIKPYWATCSRDVLIIATVAAVLIGITVTAVRRLHKKKTWVPETEEDMQNTDYVNWLPCDSQSQVGDQYEEAATEVVYATVHFTSKRQSNMQQQTDSHNNEDVVYITACRHQLSNPL; translated from the exons ATGTGCATTGTGACGAGGACACTGATGCTACTCTTTCTGGCTG GTGTTGTCTGCAATACATGGAACGTGGTATACCAACCGCAACATATCTGTGCAGTGAAAGGCTCTTCTGCTGTCATTCCTTGTTCGTTCTACTATCCTGATAACCTGAGAGTGAAAAACGTCATGTGGGGTCAAGTTAAGTCTCATCCTTTCAGGACTCTCTTCATTTCTGACAAGAACTTAAAAAAAGTCACTACAAGATTCCAGTACATTGGTGACAAACATCACaattgttctttaaaaatacacCAAGTGGAGCATAATGATACAGGAAAACACGTCTTCAGATTTAAAACCAACGACAAAAGCGGCAAGTGGACTGGTAAAGATGGCTCAACATTAAAGGTTGTTG ATTTGAGCATTTCGGTGACAAAGCCTAATGGAAACAGAACAGCAAAGGAGGGCGACTCTGTGAATCTGACCTGCAGAAACGGCTGTGATGGCGGGAACCTTTTATCTACTTTCACCTGGTTTAAGAATGGAGAACCCATAACTGAGGGACCTACACTTTATTTAAGCAACATGTCCTCCACAAACTCTGGAAACTACACTTGTTCTCTGAAAAGACACACAGCAGCATCTTCAGGAGTCATACACATTGATGTTGAAT ATAGCCCCAAGAACACATCAGTGTCTGTCAGACCATCGATGGAGGCAGACGCCGGCAGCAACATAACCCTGACCTGCAGCAGCCGTGCTAACCCCCCAGTGGAGAATTATACCTGGGTTAAAATAGATGACGGCGATATAATGGATGTTGGAAAAGGGCCTGTGTTCATCCCTGGTGATGGTGGCCAGTATTTATGCAGTGCCAGCAACAAACATGGAAGCCAAAACTCTTCTGTTGTTACTTTAAAAATCAAAC CATACTGGGCAACGTGTTCCAGAGATGTACTAATCATCGCTACTGTTGCTGCGGTCCTGATTGGGATTACCGTTACTGCCGTCAGAAG actccacaaaaaaaagacGTGGGTaccagagacagaggaggacatgCAG AATACAGACTATGTCAACTGGCTGCCCTgtgacagccaatcacaagtgggCGATCAGTATGAGGAAGCAGCCACAGAAGTCGTCTATGCAACTGTACACTTCACCAGCAAAAGACAGTCAAACAT GCAGCAGCAGACGGACTCCCATAATAATGAAGATGTGGTTTACATCACAGCGTGCAG gcaccAACTATCAAACCCTTTATAG
- the LOC116703114 gene encoding neuropeptide B, with the protein MEMPAKLLFSVVVISVLVACSPTEAWYKQVAGPSYSVGRASGLLSGIRRSPYGRRAEPDPSDSEELGTNSAFPEYPPHNFLLKTIPVCIKDITPNLQSCELFQEIKGSFKCQAEVFLTLDTADCAGD; encoded by the exons ATGGAGATGCCCGCTAAACTCCTGTTCTCCGTGGTGGTGATCTCCGTGCTGGTGGCTTGCAGTCCGACGGAGGCTTGGTACAAGCAGGTGGCCGGCCCGAGCTACTCGGTGGGCAGGGCATCCGGCTTGTTGTCCGGTATCCGGAGGTCACCGTACGGCAGGAGAGCCGAGCCGGACCCGTCAGACAGCGAAGAGTTGGGGACCAACAGCGCGTTTCCTGAATACCCTCCGCACAACTTCCTCCTGAAGACTATT CCTGTTTGCATCAAAGACATTACACCAAACCTGCAGAGCTGTGAACTCTTCCAGGAAATCAAAGGTTCATTTAAGTGCCAAGCGGAAGTCTTCCTCACTCTGGACACTGCAGACTGTGCAGGAGACTGA